The sequence GCTCGCGCCTGAATCACGGGCATCGGCCCGCCGGCCTGCGACCGCGATGCGCGGACTCAAACGATGACGATTTGTTGCGCCACTAAGCACGCACGCGTCACCAAAAAAGAAACCCCGCCACTCGAAGAGTGGCGGGGCTTTTCATCAACCCGTGGGCTGACGGTTCGGCTTACCAGCGACCGCCGCCGCCGCCGCCGCCACCGCTGCGACCGCCACCACCGTAGCCGCCGCCGCCGCCGCCGCTGCGACCGCCGCCACCGAAGCCGCCGCCGCCGCCGCCACGGGGCTTGTCCTCGGCCTGGTTCACGCGCAGTGCGCGCCCGCCCATTTCCTTGCCGTCAAGGGCCTGGATAACGCCGGAAATCGCGTCGTCGTCCATCTCGATGAAGCCGAAGCCACGGGGACGACCCGTCTCACGGTCGTTGATCAGCGCAACCGAGTGCACGGTGCCATGCTGACCGAACAGCTGGCGGAGTTCGTCTTCGGTCGCGGTGAAGGGCAGATTGCCGATGTACAGTTTCTTCAAGATCTTTTCTCCATGTGCCGGCTTGCCGGCTTAACCAAGCGCTCATGATCGGTGGCTAGTTCCACCAGGACCCATCGCACTTCTAGCTCTCCGGCTATCGTACTGATCGCCGGCATCGTCAACAGCAACCTCGTCGGACATGCCGTCGGGTGGTTACCGTCCGGACAATATAGCACGTCCAGCGCTATTTCAACATGGTCACTGTGCGGCGGTCCGTCCGGGCCCCCGCCACCAGCTCGATGACGTAGGCCCCGCTGGCCTGCCGCCGCCCCCGGCCGTCGGTCCCGTCCCAGGTCACGGTCCGGGTTCCGGCCGCGAACGTGCCCTCTTCCAGCACCCGGACCAGCCGGCCCTCCAGGTCATGGACGGACACCCGCACCGCAGAAGCGCCCTCAAGGGCGTAACTGATTGATACGCGCGGATTAAATGGATTCGGGTATGCAGTATTCAAGCCCGTGGCCCGGGGGATGGCAGCGGTGTCATCCACCCCGGATGGGGTGCCGGCCGCCCGCAGCTCGATATTGTCGATGCCCACCGTGGCCGCAACGGGGGCCGGCGGGAACGTCGGCAGCGGGTTGTGCATCAGGCGCACCTCGCTCGTGGCGGCCAGCGCGCCGGCGGCGGAACCCGCCAGGACGACCAGGTCGGTGGCCTTGATCGCGAACTGGACCTCCATCCAGCCGCTGCCCGAGGGCACCGCCACCACCTGCGTGACGGCCGCGTTCGTGCCGGCCAGGTCGGTGAACAGAAGCCGGAGGCTCAGGTCGGTGGCGCCGAAATTGTTGACATCCATTACCACGGAACCGGCCCCGGCAGTCCCGTAGTCGCCCGCCCACTGGCCCAGATTGAAGGCGACCAGGCGGCTGCCGGCCCCGAAGGTGCCGGAGGAGCGCAACTGCAGGTAATTGTCGTTGGCGCCGCCCGGACCGCCGGTGGCCACGTTCTGGGGCGGCAGGGGATTCGGGACGCCGGACGACCAGCCGCTGGTGGTGCCGTCCTCGAAGGTGTCGGTCTGGCCGATGGTCAGGGCCAGGGCGGGCGCGGCTATCAGCATCGCTGCTGTGGCGATGGCGGTCATGTACGGGTGCCTGAGGGTCATGGTGGTTCTCCCGGTCCAGAGTGGGGGCGAACCGGGAAAGAATATCAAAATCGTCGGATATTTGCACGCAGGCGTTACCGCACCAGCATCAACTTCCGCGTCTCCGCATAATCGCCGGCCCGCAACCCCGCGAAGTAGACCCCCGACGGCAGCGGCAATCCGTGCGCATCGGTCGCCTCCCAGACCACGCGATGCGTGCCCGCCGCCATCTCGCCATCCACGAGGCCGGCCACCTGCCGCCCCTGCAGGTCGAAGATGTCCAGCCGGCAACGGGCAGGCTGCGCCAGTTCGAAGGCGATCTCGGTGCGCGGGTTGAAGGGATTGGGCCACGAGCCCAGCAGGCGGGTCGCGTTGGTGGGCGTCTCGTCGACCGCCGAGGTGTCCTCGAGTTCGACGATGACGACCGTGGTGCCCGCGGCGGCGATGTCGACGTCGATGGTGCAGACGGTGGGCTCGCCCGTGGCGTCGACCTGGGCCAGCGTGCCGCCGGTGACGAGATAGCCGGCGGCGCCGTGCGGCATCGCCACCTGGATGCGCCCGTTCTCGAAGCGCTCCGCATAGCCGTTGTGGATCTCGACCTGGACCTGGTTGTGCATGCCGTCGTTGGCCGGCAGGTAATCCACGGTCAGGGTCTGCCCGTTGAGGCCGGCCTCGAGGGTGGGCCGCGGGTTCAGTTGGCCGTTGGCAAAGCGCACCAGGCGGAAGGGCCGGTTGGTGCCGCCCGCGTTGTCGGTCAGGATGTTGTAGGGCGCGGTCGCATCCTCGCGGTTCGAGTGCACGTGGCCGCCCAGCGCCATGTCGAGCCCCAGCGTCGCCAGGTTCAGCTGGCTGGCGAAATCGTAGTGGTACAGGAGCACCTTCGTGTCACGAGTGGTGGCCGCCAGGTCCATCTGCAGCCACAGCAGCTGGTGCGTGGTGAAGCTCGTGGCGCCGTAGTGCTCGAAGCGCCAGCCGTCGTAGTTGTCGTAGACTTCCATCGCGGCGAAGTGCACCGGGCCGTAGTCGAAGCTGTAGTTCTGCGTGCGCAGCGGCGCGCCGATGGGCGGATTGTCGAGCCGCTTCCAGCCGAAGAAGCGCCACCAGGTGCGGCGCGAGGTGCCGTCGGGCGGCGGCGTGTCGT is a genomic window of bacterium containing:
- a CDS encoding RNA-binding protein — encoded protein: MLKKLYIGNLPFTATEDELRQLFGQHGTVHSVALINDRETGRPRGFGFIEMDDDAISGVIQALDGKEMGGRALRVNQAEDKPRGGGGGGFGGGGRSGGGGGGYGGGGRSGGGGGGGGRW
- a CDS encoding T9SS type A sorting domain-containing protein — translated: MTLRHPYMTAIATAAMLIAAPALALTIGQTDTFEDGTTSGWSSGVPNPLPPQNVATGGPGGANDNYLQLRSSGTFGAGSRLVAFNLGQWAGDYGTAGAGSVVMDVNNFGATDLSLRLLFTDLAGTNAAVTQVVAVPSGSGWMEVQFAIKATDLVVLAGSAAGALAATSEVRLMHNPLPTFPPAPVAATVGIDNIELRAAGTPSGVDDTAAIPRATGLNTAYPNPFNPRVSISYALEGASAVRVSVHDLEGRLVRVLEEGTFAAGTRTVTWDGTDGRGRRQASGAYVIELVAGARTDRRTVTMLK
- a CDS encoding metallophosphoesterase — encoded protein: MKSSRFACVAHLANLFALATLVTVALLGTTAHAQPWALGDTLTVIQKPLLNIPSIVLPGGTLEISCAAAPATTGWTASLERGGFNIPLALQSSSYDASTLWWTLTAQVPSVPVLDLYDLRVTANGGLNDVTRQAVKVQAAYPDDFYFVQLTDTHLPTYLYWYESGADADSSNTISLRHIINDVNIINPAFAAITGDFINDGEMEDYLGKRHYSRGQQQLREFRVPVYLIAGNHDIGGWDDTPPPDGTSRRTWWRFFGWKRLDNPPIGAPLRTQNYSFDYGPVHFAAMEVYDNYDGWRFEHYGATSFTTHQLLWLQMDLAATTRDTKVLLYHYDFASQLNLATLGLDMALGGHVHSNREDATAPYNILTDNAGGTNRPFRLVRFANGQLNPRPTLEAGLNGQTLTVDYLPANDGMHNQVQVEIHNGYAERFENGRIQVAMPHGAAGYLVTGGTLAQVDATGEPTVCTIDVDIAAAGTTVVIVELEDTSAVDETPTNATRLLGSWPNPFNPRTEIAFELAQPARCRLDIFDLQGRQVAGLVDGEMAAGTHRVVWEATDAHGLPLPSGVYFAGLRAGDYAETRKLMLVR